Proteins found in one Saccharomyces kudriavzevii IFO 1802 strain IFO1802 genome assembly, chromosome: 11 genomic segment:
- the ANR2 gene encoding Anr2p (similar to Saccharomyces cerevisiae YKL047W; ancestral locus Anc_2.571), whose amino-acid sequence MNFRDERPTTSPNAFNISRLLDSNRERPGIACIFLSKFDMKRGNIVIWSKSINDATFDLTNIEFKSLPAGIHEQTDDIVNFVVPRGSGAGDNAKDAVYDYGIAYFKQNSFDIIENDNQVDRSKVQMFSLGIIIDVQGASSDSNKRFYKETYLAYGANRYAGYLKKLLSQWTRQNDLDKFDIFQNFFEKNSKQHIAGCTVERADDSIEEGRHLVEYFPYWVRKLGPLIFPLWKASLLQRRILILVPQGESFELCNSLVYCVFIISMLSKDLVGNHVSDEYITPIFTVSTSDIPFLESFKNGSGYVATTSEEILLYKPEIYDVVVKLPSSSIMREFPEKDVEILTASCEQSKATPLDLETYEKAILGELRDDISISVKSKLQKVTEPISWLQFLIDGFYLLTTAGYIVAPYHLVKNLRIPKHVSRPKAEDSETQITENLICYFHLRTSNLYNMLKDLIQKNEDEDSAQPIIIAASFLTELNLDCFSIQDHQFIKDIVDKWFQKSIDISHLPECVGNLC is encoded by the coding sequence ATGAACTTTAGAGATGAAAGACCTACTACAAGCCCAAATGCATTCAATATATCTAGACTTTTGGACTCAAATCGTGAAAGGCCAGGAATTGCTTGTATATTCCTGAGTAAATTTGACATGAAGAGGGGAAATATTGTAATCTGGTCTAAGAGCATCAATGATGCGACATTCGACTTGACCAATATTGAATTCAAATCGTTGCCGGCTGGTATTCACGAACAAACTGATGATATTGTCAATTTTGTAGTTCCTAGAGGATCTGGCGCCGGGGATAATGCCAAGGACGCTGTTTATGATTACGGCATTGCTTATTTTAAacaaaattcttttgatattattgaaaatgataatcAGGTTGATAGAAGTAAAGTTCAAATGTTTTCTCTTGGTATAATTATTGATGTCCAAGGTGCCTCATCAGATAGTAATAAGCGATTCTATAAAGAAACGTACCTTGCATACGGCGCCAACAGATATGCAGGTTATCTAAAGAAACTACTAAGTCAATGGACAAGGCAGAACGAtcttgataaatttgatatttttcagaatttttttgagaagaATAGCAAACAGCACATAGCGGGATGTACAGTAGAAAGAGCCGACGATTCGATTGAGGAAGGGCGACATTTGGTTGAATATTTCCCTTATTGGGTAAGGAAGTTAGGgcctttgatttttccaCTTTGGAAAGCGAGTCTTCTTCAGAGGAGGATATTAATATTAGTTCCTCAAGGAGAATCCTTTGAATTATGCAATTCCTTAGTCTACTGCGTTTTTATAATATCGATGCTTTCAAAAGACTTGGTAGGGAATCATGTGAGCGACGAGTACATCACGCCTATTTTCACGGTGTCAACATCAGATATACCATTCCTGgaatccttcaaaaatgggaGTGGTTATGTCGCCACAACCAGTGAGGAAATATTGCTGTATAAACCTGAAATATATGACGTAGTAGTCAAACTTCCCTCAAGTTCAATTATGAGAGAATTTCCGGAGAAAGACGTCGAAATCCTTACTGCATCTTGCGAACAAAGCAAAGCCACTCCTCTTGACTTGGAGACGTATGAAAAAGCAATACTTGGTGAATTAAGAGATGATATTTCAATAAGTGTGAAAAGCAAGCTTCAAAAGGTGACAGAGCCTATATCGTGGTTGCAGTTTTTAATCGACGGGTTTTATCTTCTAACCACTGCAGGCTATATAGTGGCGCCCTATCACCTGGTAAAGAATCTCAGGATTCCGAAGCACGTTTCTCGTCCAAAAGCTGAGGATTCGGAAACGCAGATAACTGAAAATCTAATTTGCTATTTCCACCTTAGAACGTCAAATTTGTACAACATGCTGAAAGACCTTATTCAAAAgaacgaagatgaagattcAGCACAACCGATTATTATTGCAGCTTCATTCTTAACCGAGTTAAATTTAGATTGCTTTAGTATACAGGATCACCAATTTATTAAGGATATCGTCGATAAATGGTTTCAAAAAAGCATTGATATCAGTCATCTTCCAGAATGTGTTGGGAATCTTTGCTAA
- the DCW1 gene encoding putative mannan endo-1,6-alpha-mannosidase (similar to Saccharomyces cerevisiae DCW1 (YKL046C); ancestral locus Anc_2.570) produces the protein MLLNKVIGLLSVLFFTKFSNAVELDLDNYESLENATSLIAYGLMDYYTGNQYGKTIGMFSDPYYWWEAGGAWGCMLDYWFFMDNDTYNDEIIAAMVHQSGDDNDYIPLNQSTTEGNDDQAFWGIAAMTAAERNFTNPPADEPQWLYLAQAVFNTMALRWDADSCGGGLRWQIFVWNSGYDYKNTVSNGALFHIAARLARYTGNQTYVDWAEKVYEWMVGVNLISNGTYKYVYDGVSIGDNCTKVTSYQWTYNQGLLLAGSAYLYNFTGSDLWHTRTKEFLNSSQVFFQDGIVYEAACQGPNSCNTDQRSFKAYFARFLGVTAQLVPETRNQIMTWLNTSAIAAAKSCSGGTDGHTCGLNWFNGTWDGMYGLGEQMAALEVMVNTRALDKPAPYTADEGGSSAGDGAAGTQAQPTNLAPLNITKGSKAGAGIITAVIGISIVACALWLVF, from the coding sequence ATGCTACTAAACAAAGTTATAGGGTTACTAAGCGTACTCTTCTTCacgaaattttcaaatgcCGTCGAATTGGATTTAGACAACTACGAATCTCTAGAAAATGCTACATCACTGATCGCTTATGGTTTGATGGATTATTACACAGGCAATCAGTATGGTAAGACAATCGGTATGTTTTCGGATCCATATTATTGGTGGGAAGCTGGTGGTGCATGGGGCTGCATGCTGGATTATTGGTTTTTCATGGATAACGATACTtataatgatgaaattatAGCTGCTATGGTACACCAATCCGGTGATGACAATGACTATATTCCACTGAATCAATCTACCACCGAGGGTAATGATGATCAAGCCTTTTGGGGTATTGCTGCCATGACTGCCGCGGAGAGAAATTTCACTAACCCTCCTGCAGACGAACCACAATGGTTATACCTGGCGCAAGCTGTTTTCAATACGATGGCGTTGCGTTGGGATGCGGATTCCTGTGGTGGTGGTCTAAGATGGCAAATTTTTGTCTGGAACTCTGGTTATGACTATAAAAACACCGTTTCAAATGGTGCCTTGTTCCACATAGCTGCAAGACTGGCAAGATATACAGGTAACCAAACGTACGTCGATTGGGCTGAAAAAGTTTATGAGTGGATGGTTGGCGTAAATTTGATTTCTAATGGTACCTATAAGTATGTTTACGATGGTGTTAGTATCGGCGATAATTGTACTAAAGTCACTTCATATCAATGGACATATAACCAAGGCTTGTTATTAGCTGGTTCTGCTTATCTTTACAACTTTACGGGATCCGACCTGTGGCACACAAGAACGaaggaatttttgaacTCTTCTCAAGTGTTTTTTCAGGACGGTATCGTGTATGAAGCGGCCTGTCAAGGTCCAAATTCTTGTAATACAGATCAACGTTCTTTCAAAGCCTACTTTGCTCGATTCTTAGGTGTTACTGCACAATTGGTGCCAGAAACCAGAAACCAAATTATGACCTGGTTGAATACGTCTGCAATTGCAGCTGCTAAATCATGTTCTGGTGGTACTGATGGTCATACATGTGGGCTAAATTGGTTCAATGGCACATGGGATGGTATGTATGGTTTAGGTGAACAAATGGCGGCCTTAGAGGTTATGGTAAACACAAGGGCTTTAGATAAACCCGCTCCATATACTGCCGATGAGGGTGGTTCGTCTGCTGGTGATGGGGCAGCCGGTACACAAGCACAGCCTACGAACTTGGCTCCTTTGAACATTACGAAAGGCTCCAAGGCAGGCGCAGGTATCATTACTGCTGTTATTGGTATTTCAATTGTCGCATGTGCTCTCTGGCTGGTATTTTGA
- the PRI2 gene encoding DNA primase subunit PRI2 (similar to Saccharomyces cerevisiae PRI2 (YKL045W); ancestral locus Anc_2.566), translated as MFRQSKRRIASRKNFSPYDDMVKSELDKGNANAANQVILGSTSSEEEKKLYAKLYESKLSFYDLPPQGEITLEQFEMWAIDRLKILLEIESCLSRNKSIKEIETIIKPQLQKTLPFNTESLEDKKKDFYSHFILRLCFCRSKELREKFIRAETFLFKIRFNMLTSSDQTKFVQSLALPLLQFISSEEKAELSHQLYQTISASLQFQLNLNEEHQRKQYFQQEKFIKLPFENVIELVGNRQVFLKSGYAYLPQFQQLNLLSNEFASKLNEELLRTYLYLPRLNEDDRLLPILNHLSSGYTIADFNQQKANQFTGNVDDEINAQSVWSEEISSNYPLSIKNLMEGLKKNHHLRYYGRQQLSLFLKGIGLSADEALKFWSEAFTRNGNMTMEKFNKEYRYSFRHNYGLEGNRINYKPWDCHTILSKPRPGRGDYHGCPFRDWGHERLSAELRSMKLTQTQIISVLDSCQKGEYTIACTKVFEMTHNSASADLEVGEQTHIAHPNLYFERSRQLQKKKLKLEKEKLSDNGNH; from the coding sequence ATGTTCAGAcaatcaaaaagaaggattgcttcaaggaaaaacttTAGCCCATACGATGATATGGTCAAGAGTGAATTGGATAAAGGGAACGCAAATGCAGCCAATCAGGTTATCTTAGGTTCCACATcatctgaagaagaaaaaaaactgtatGCCAAATTGTACGAGTCCAAATTATCGTTTTATGATTTGCCACCGCAGGGAGAAATAACTTTAGAACAGTTTGAGATGTGGGCCATCGATCGTCTCAAGATTCTGCTAGAAATCGAATCCTGTCTCTCCAGAAACAAATCCATTAAGGAAATCGAGACTATAATCAAGCCGCAACTCCAGAAAACACTGCCTTTCAATACAGAGAGTttggaagataaaaaaaaggactTTTACTCTCATTTCATTTTGAGATTATGCTTTTGCCGTTCCAAGGAACTACGGGAGAAGTTTATTAGAGCTGAAACTTTCCTGTTTAAGATCAGATTCAATATGTTAACTTCCTCTGACCAGACAAAATTCGTCCAGTCGTTAGCTCTACCCCTATTGCAGTTCATCTCcagtgaagaaaaagcgGAACTCTCACACCAATTGTATCAAACAATTTCAGCTTCTCTACAGTTTCAATTGAACCTTAACGAGGAAcaccaaagaaaacagtatttccaacaagaaaaattcatcaagttACCTTTCGAAAATGTGATAGAACTAGTGGGAAACCGTcaagtttttttgaagagcGGGTACGCCTATTTACCGCAATTTCAACAACTGAATTTGCTTTCTAATGAGTTTGCCAGCAAATTGAACGAGGAATTATTAAGGACCTACCTTTATTTACCAAGACttaatgaagatgataGGTTACTACCGATTCTAAACCATCTCTCATCAGGGTACACAATTGCGGATTTCAACCAGCAAAAGGCAAACCAATTCACTGGGAACGTAGACGACGAAATAAATGCGCAAAGTGTCTGGTCTGAGGAAATTAGCTCAAATTACCCACTAAGCATCAAAAACTTGATGGAGGGCCTTAAGAAGAACCACCACTTAAGGTATTACGGTAGACAACAACTGAGTCTGTTTTTAAAAGGTATCGGGTTGAGCGCTGATGaagctttgaaattttggtCTGAGGCATTTACGAGAAACGGGAACATGACAATGGAGAAGTTCAATAAAGAATACCGCTACAGTTTCAGGCACAACTACGGTCTTGAAGGTAACAGGATCAACTATAAACCATGGGACTGTCACActattttatcaaagcCCAGACCCGGGCGTGGTGATTATCACGGATGCCCCTTCCGTGACTGGGGTCACGAGAGACTATCTGCGGAATTGCGTTCCATGAAGTTGACCCAAACGCAAATCATCAGCGTCCTCGATTCGTGCCAAAAGGGTGAATACACAATTGCATGCACCAAAGTGTTCGAAATGACACACAATTCTGCCTCAGCGGATTTGGAGGTTGGAGAACAAACGCATATTGCCCATCCTAACCTCTACTTTGAAAGGTCACGGCAactgcaaaagaaaaagctgaagctagaaaaggaaaaactcTCTGATAATGGCAATCATTAG
- the MMO1 gene encoding Mmo1p (similar to Saccharomyces cerevisiae YKL044W), which produces MSVARQRRQNQAQKWLRNYDVFEREDLGKENGNCIYIYIYGCIYLACRMFFLHIFLSFFFFFRLQTKTAILSHNPPLYFSFFIFDRNSLQLEQSVISIKQSLPSYIPPLSS; this is translated from the coding sequence ATGTCTGTGGCCCGGCAGCGTAGGCAAAATCAAGCTCAAAAATGGTTACGTAATTATGATGTCTTCGAGCGTGAGGATCTAGGAAAGGAGAACGGgaattgtatatatatatacatatatggATGTATCTATCTTGCATGCAGAATGTTTTTCCTGCACATAttcctttccttttttttcttctttcgtTTGCAGACTAAAACGGCCATACTCTCTCATAACCCCCCTCTctatttttccttttttatttttgatagGAACTCTTTACAGCTCGAACAGTCAGTCATTTCAATCAAGCAGTCGCTCCCATCCTACATACCTCCCCTCAGTTCCTAG
- the PHD1 gene encoding Phd1p (similar to Saccharomyces cerevisiae PHD1 (YKL043W) and SOK2 (YMR016C); ancestral locus Anc_2.564), which yields MYHVPEMRLHYPLVNTQSNAAITPTRNYDNTLPSFNELSHQNTINLPFIQRKTPNAYANVAQLATSPTPAKSGYYCRYYAVPFPAYPQQPPSPYQQAMLPYATIPGNNFQPSPFPMMAVMSPEVQFDGSYLNSLHAHTELPPIMQGSNDVHNTRQNALTPMAKATATAMTKMPGFSSTSVLKPRVITTMWEDESTICYQVEANGISVVRRADNNMINGTKLLNVTKMTRGRRDGILRSEKVREVVKIGSMHLKGVWIPFERAYILAQREQILDHMYPLFVKDIESMVDASKATDKILTPESNPCSIKQELSEGKDEFATEIKLKGSEDLLNGVSNHIGSELTQLKINDFDTEAQTSRAKNELS from the coding sequence ATGTACCATGTTCCTGAAATGAGGTTACATTATCCCCTGGTGAACACTCAATCCAACGCTGCGATAACACCCACTAGAAATTACGACAATACTCTTCCTTCGTTCAACGAGTTGTCCCATCAAAACACGATCAATCTCCCATTCATCCAGCGCAAAACTCCAAACGCATATGCAAACGTTGCTCAATTAGCCACGTCACCAACTCCGGCTAAATCTGGGTATTACTGTCGCTATTATGCTGTTCCTTTCCCCGCCTACCCACAGCAACCACCGTCTCCATACCAACAAGCTATGCTTCCTTATGCAACTATTCCTGGCAACAATTTCCAGCCATCCCCCTTTCCCATGATGGCCGTGATGTCTCCAGAAGTTCAATTTGATGGATCATATTTGAATTCCTTGCATGCACATACAGAATTACCCCCAATCATGCAAGGTTCTAATGATGTTCATAACACACGTCAAAATGCCCTTACACCAATGGCGAAGGCGACTGCGACTGCAATGACAAAAATGCCTGGATTTAGTTCCACCTCCGTTCTCAAACCACGTGTGATAACAACAATGTGGGAAGATGAAAGTACTATCTGCTATCAAGTCGAGGCAAACGGTATATCCGTTGTACGCAGGGCGGATAACAACATGATTAACGGTACCAAGTTGTTGAACGTCACAAAAATGACAAGGGGAAGAAGAGATGGGATATTAAGATCTGAGAAAGTTAGAGAAGTCGTCAAGATTGGCTCCATGCACCTCAAAGGTGTCTGGATCCCTTTCGAAAGAGCATACATCCTGGCTCAACGTGAACAAATTTTAGATCATATGTATCCTCTTTTCGTTAAAGATATCGAATCAATGGTTGATGCCAGCAAAGCCACTGACAAAATTCTAACTCCTGAATCCAATCCTTGCTCTATCAAGCAAGAGTTATCTGAAGGCAAGGACGAGTTTGCTACCGAAATAAAACTGAAGGGTAGTGAAGACTTGTTGAATGGAGTATCTAATCACATTGGGAGTGAGCTGACCCAATTGAAAATTAACGATTTTGATACTGAGGCTCAAACTAGCAGAGCAAAGAATGAACTATCCTAA
- the SPC42 gene encoding Spc42p (similar to Saccharomyces cerevisiae SPC42 (YKL042W); ancestral locus Anc_2.563) → MNGSPTPKRYSSKSSRLHDDYYNIPYQYSNPNPMNRDYNDVGSRMNADKLVPEEYKRNTEFINKAVQQNKELNFKLREKQNEIFELKKIAETLRSKLEKYVDITKKLEDQNLNLQIKLNDLEKKLSDANAVIKDRSYSNVKEPAVDENFVSQDYDQINVPKNRAPGARINPRPNNKGSNGSEQDSRLKAIEKTLSVLTNYVMRTEDSNNDKASPLPSPLNTISPINNRLNFQEPKKYNPIHNVNPSDDDIMMYESAELKRVEEEIEELKRKILVRKKHDLRKLSLNNQLQELQSMMDGNDNLKLDSLSKHNHTTHRHSSQSHRDYSPSSDACLECSSNDLFEKNKTKPENNTSETFATPTPNNR, encoded by the coding sequence ATGAACGGATCTCCCACTCCTAAGCGATATTCATCCAAATCTTCAAGACTTCACGACGACTACTACAATATTCCGTACCAATATTCCAATCCAAATCCAATGAATAGAGACTACAATGACGTAGGGTCGCGCATGAATGCCGATAAACTGGTGCCGGAGGAGTACAAACGGAATACagaattcatcaacaaaGCTGTCCAGCAAAACAAGGAGCtgaatttcaaattgagagaaaaacaaaacgaaATATTCGAACTCAAGAAGATAGCCGAAACACTGCGCTCAAAACTGGAGAAGTACGTCGACATCACCAAAAAGCTTGAAGATCAAAATCTCAATCTTCAGATAAAGTTGAACGAtctggaaaagaaactttcTGATGCCAATGCTGTCATCAAGGATAGGAGCTACTCTAATGTCAAAGAGCCCGCGGTCGATGAAAACTTTGTCTCGCAGGACTACGATCAAATAAACGTACCAAAAAACAGAGCACCAGGCGCAAGAATTAATCCTCGCCCGAACAACAAAGGGTCTAATGGTTCAGAACAAGACAGCAGGCTAAaagcaattgaaaaaactcTTTCAGTTCTTACAAATTATGTCATGAGGACAGAAGACAgtaataatgataaagCATCACCTTTGCCTTCTCCTTTAAACACAATATCGCCGATAAATAATCGtttaaattttcaagaaccGAAAAAATACAATCCAATACACAATGTAAATCCGtctgatgatgatattatGATGTATGAGAGTGCGGAATTGAAACGTGTCGAAGAAGAGATAGAAGAGCTAAAAAGGAAGATACTCGTTAGAAAAAAGCATGATTTGAGGAAATTGTCTCTAAATAATCAGCTTCAAGAACTGCAAAGCATGATGGATGGCAATGATAACTTAAAACTTGACAGTCTTTCGAAGCATAATCATACTACGCATCGTCATTCTTCCCAGTCCCATCGCGATTACTCACCATCCTCTGATGCTTGCTTAGAGTGCTCTTCAAATGATTTGTTCGAGAAGAATAAAACCAAGCCAGAAAATAACACGTCAGAAACGTTCGCCACTCCAACACCTAATAACCGATAA
- the VPS24 gene encoding ESCRT-III subunit protein VPS24 (similar to Saccharomyces cerevisiae VPS24 (YKL041W); ancestral locus Anc_2.558), which produces MDYIKKAIWGPDPKEQQKRIKSVLRKNGRSIDKSLRELAVLQNKTQQLIKKSAKKNDIKTVRLYAKELYQINKQYDRMYTSRAQLDSVRMKIDEAVRMNSLSNQMADSAGLMREVNSLVRLPQLRNTMIELEKELMKSGIISEMVDDTMESVGDVGEEMDDAVDEEVNKIVEQYTNEKFKNVDHVPTIELPTNEEDQEIPDEKVDEEADKMVNEMRERLRALQN; this is translated from the coding sequence ATGGACTATATTAAAAAGGCAATCTGGGGTCCTGATCCTAAAGAGCAACAGAAGAGAATCAAGTCTGTACTGAGGAAGAATGGTCGAAGTATAGATAAATCACTGCGAGAGCTGGCGGTGCTGCAGAATAAAACCCAACAACTTATCAAGAAATCggcaaagaagaatgaTATTAAGACAGTTCGATTATATGCTAAAGAACTATACCAAATCAATAAACAGTATGATAGAATGTACACTTCCAGAGCACAGTTAGATTCCGTTCGAATGAAGATAGACGAAGCGGTCAGAATGAACTCCTTATCGAATCAGATGGCTGATAGTGCGGGCTTGATGAGGGAAGTAAATTCCTTAGTGAGACTACCTCAATTGAGAAATACCATGATAGAAttagaaaaggaattgaTGAAGTCTGGTATTATAAGCGAAATGGTTGATGATACAATGGAGAGTGTTGGTGATGTAGGCGAAGAAATGGATGACGCTGTGGACGAGGAAGTTAATAAAATAGTTGAACAATACACGAacgaaaaattcaagaatgtTGATCATGTCCCTACCATAGAATTACCAACCAATGAGGAAGATCAGGAAATTCCAGATGAGAAGgttgatgaagaagcagATAAGATGGTAAATGAAATGCGTGAAAGGCTCAGAGCTTTACAAAACTAA
- the NFU1 gene encoding Nfu1p (similar to Saccharomyces cerevisiae NFU1 (YKL040C); ancestral locus Anc_2.553), giving the protein MFKSIAKFARPNSFLLNSQRLIHIKTLTTPNENALKFLSTDGEMLQTRGCKSIVIKNTDENLINHSQLAQQIFVQCPGVESLMIGDDFLTINKDRMVHWNSIEPEIVDLLTKQLASGDDIISKEFHAVQEEEGEGGYKINMPKFELTEEDEEVSELIEELIDTRIRPAILEDGGDIDYRGWDPKTGTVYLRLQGACTSCSSSEVTLKYGIESMLKHYVDEVREVIQIMDPEQEIALKEFDKLEKKLESSKTVNTDA; this is encoded by the coding sequence ATGTTCAAGTCAATCGCTAAGTTTGCGAGAccaaattcttttttattaaatTCTCAAAGATTAATTCATATTAAAACTTTAACAACTCCGAATGAAAATGCCCTAAAATTTCTCTCTACGGATGGTGAGATGTTGCAGACTCGTGGCTGCAAGAGTATCGTTATTAAGAATACTGATGAAAACCTTATTAATCATTCCCAATTGGCTCAGCAAATCTTTGTACAATGTCCCGGAGTGGAATCTTTGATGATAGGTGACGATTTTCTCACCATTAATAAAGATAGAATGGTCCACTGGAACAGTATTGAGCCTGAAATCGTTGATTTATTGACCAAGCAGCTTGCTTCCGgtgatgatattatatCCAAAGAATTTCATGCTGTTCAGGAGGAAGAAGGAGAGGGGGGCTACAAGATAAATATGCCCAAATTTGAACttacagaagaagatgaagaggtCAGTGAGTTAATTGAAGAGCTAATAGACACAAGAATAAGGCCAGCTATTTTGGAGGACGGTGGTGACATCGACTATCGTGGCTGGGACCCCAAGACGGGTACGGTGTATTTGAGGTTACAAGGTGCATGTACCTCGTGCTCATCCAGTGAAGTGACTTTGAAGTACGGTATTGAGTCCATGTTGAAGCATTACGTCGATGAGGTCAGAGAAGTCATCCAAATTATGGATCCTGAACAGGAGATAGCGTTAAAGGAATTCGATAAGCTTGAAAAGAAGCTGGAATCGAGTAAAACTGTAAACACTGATGCCTGA